From Corvus moneduloides isolate bCorMon1 chromosome 2, bCorMon1.pri, whole genome shotgun sequence, one genomic window encodes:
- the IFFO1 gene encoding intermediate filament family orphan 1 isoform X7, with product MNPLFGPNLFLLPQEQQGLPGPELPPPPAAEPLAGEPPAGPFPAPPAAMALRNDLGSNISVLKTLNLRFRCFLAKVHELERRNRQLEKQLQQALEEGAGGRGRGPPRRDQAVQTGFVGPIRTLGLGLGPGLGLGLGSARALGSPGSRPGGPGQPSAFSAGSRFMPGTIWSFSQARRLGPGPETTLVQGPGVSWVHPDGVGVQIDTITPEIRALYNVLAKVKRERDEYKRRWEEEYTVRVQLQDRVTELQEEAQEAEACQEELAMKVEQLKAELVVFKGLMSNNITELDTKIQEKAMKVDMDICRRIDITAKLCDVAQQRNCEDMIKMFQKQLVPASVGRKRERKQVSDEDTSLSESDASRKPDEEEEDETTAMSINEEMQRMLNQLREYDFEDDCDSLTWEETEETLLLWEDFSGYAIAAAEVQGEQQDDSLEKVIKDTESLFKSREKEYQETIDQIELELATAKNDMNRHLHEYMEMCSMKRGLDVQMETCRRLITQSGDRKSPAFTPTSNSESAPNEESEESDRDPPSDASIR from the exons ATGAACCCGCTCTTCGGCCCCAAcctcttcctcctgccacaggagcagcaggggctgccGGGCCCCgagctgccgccgccgcccgccgccgagCCCCTGGCCGGGGAGCCGCCCGCCGGCCCCttccccgcgccgcccgccgccatGGCCCTCCGCAACGACCTGGGCTCCAACATCAGCGTCCTCAAGACGCTGAACCTGCGGTTCCGCTGCTTCCTGGCCAAGGTCCACGAGCTGGAGCGGCGCAACCggcagctggagaagcagctgcagcaggcgCTGGAGGAGGGggcgggcggccgcggccggggACCCCCGCGCCGGGACCAGGCGGTGCAGACCGGCTTCGTGGGTCCCATCCgcaccctggggctggggctggggccggggctggggctggggctgggctcgGCCCGGGCGCTGGGGTCCCCCGGTTCCCGCCCCGGTGGTCCCGGCCAGCCCTCCGCCTTCTCCGCCGGCTCCCGCTTCATGCCCGGCACCATCTGGTCCTTCTCGCAAGCCCGGCGGCTCGGCCCGGGGCCCGAGACCACCCTGGTGCAGGGACCGGGCGTCTCCTGGGTCCACCCCGACGGGGTGGGGGTGCAGATCGACACCATCACCCCCGAGATCCGGGCCCTCTACAATGTGCTGGCCAAGGTGAAGAGGGAGCGCGACGAGTACAAGCGCAG ATGGGAAGAGGAGTACACGGTGCGTGTCCAGCTTCAGGACAGGGTGactgagctgcaggag GAAGCCCAGGAGGCTGAAGCttgccaggaggagctggccaTGAAGGTGGAGCAGCTCAAGGCAGAGCTTGTTGTCTTCAAGGGACTGATGAGCAAT AACATCACGGAGCTGGACACCAAGATCCAGGAGAAGGCCATGAAGGTGGACATGGACATCTGCCGTCGCATCGACATCACTGCCAAGCTGTGTGATGTGGCACAGCAGCGGAACTGCGAGGACATGATCAAGATGTTTCAG AAGCAACTG GTCCCAGCCTCGGTGGGGCGGAAGCGGGAGCGCAAGCAGGTCAGCGACGAGGACACCTCGCTGTCAGAGAGCGATGCCTCCCGGAAGCCtgacgaggaggaggaggacgagaCCACGGCCATGAGTATCAATGAGGAAATGCAAAGGATGCTGAACCAGCT GAGAGAATATGACTTCGAGGATGACTGTGACAGCCTCACGTGGGAGGAGACGGAAGAAACACTGCTCCTCTGGGAGGACTTCTCCGGATACGCCATTGCAGCGGCAGAGGTGCAGGGGGAG cagcaggacgACAGCCTGGAGAAGGTGATCAAGGACACGGAGTCGCTGTTCAAGAGCCGTGAGAAGGAGTACCAGGAAACCATCGACCAAATAGag ctggaaCTGGCCACAGCCAAGAATGACATGAACCGGCACCTCCACGAGTACATGGAGATGTGCAGCATGAAGCGAGGCTTGGATGTGCAGATGGAGACCTGCCGGCGGCTCATCACCCAGTCTGGGGACAG AAAGTCCCCTGCCTTCACCCCGACCTCCAACAGCGAGTCAGCCCCGAATGAGGAGAGCGAGGAATCTGACCGTGATCCCCCCAGCGATGCTTCCATCAGATAA
- the IFFO1 gene encoding intermediate filament family orphan 1 isoform X8: MNPLFGPNLFLLPQEQQGLPGPELPPPPAAEPLAGEPPAGPFPAPPAAMALRNDLGSNISVLKTLNLRFRCFLAKVHELERRNRQLEKQLQQALEEGAGGRGRGPPRRDQAVQTGFVGPIRTLGLGLGPGLGLGLGSARALGSPGSRPGGPGQPSAFSAGSRFMPGTIWSFSQARRLGPGPETTLVQGPGVSWVHPDGVGVQIDTITPEIRALYNVLAKVKRERDEYKRRWEEEYTVRVQLQDRVTELQEEAQEAEACQEELAMKVEQLKAELVVFKGLMSNNITELDTKIQEKAMKVDMDICRRIDITAKLCDVAQQRNCEDMIKMFQKQLVPASVGRKRERKQVSDEDTSLSESDASRKPDEEEEDETTAMSINEEMQRMLNQLREYDFEDDCDSLTWEETEETLLLWEDFSGYAIAAAEVQGEQDDSLEKVIKDTESLFKSREKEYQETIDQIELELATAKNDMNRHLHEYMEMCSMKRGLDVQMETCRRLITQSGDRKSPAFTPTSNSESAPNEESEESDRDPPSDASIR; this comes from the exons ATGAACCCGCTCTTCGGCCCCAAcctcttcctcctgccacaggagcagcaggggctgccGGGCCCCgagctgccgccgccgcccgccgccgagCCCCTGGCCGGGGAGCCGCCCGCCGGCCCCttccccgcgccgcccgccgccatGGCCCTCCGCAACGACCTGGGCTCCAACATCAGCGTCCTCAAGACGCTGAACCTGCGGTTCCGCTGCTTCCTGGCCAAGGTCCACGAGCTGGAGCGGCGCAACCggcagctggagaagcagctgcagcaggcgCTGGAGGAGGGggcgggcggccgcggccggggACCCCCGCGCCGGGACCAGGCGGTGCAGACCGGCTTCGTGGGTCCCATCCgcaccctggggctggggctggggccggggctggggctggggctgggctcgGCCCGGGCGCTGGGGTCCCCCGGTTCCCGCCCCGGTGGTCCCGGCCAGCCCTCCGCCTTCTCCGCCGGCTCCCGCTTCATGCCCGGCACCATCTGGTCCTTCTCGCAAGCCCGGCGGCTCGGCCCGGGGCCCGAGACCACCCTGGTGCAGGGACCGGGCGTCTCCTGGGTCCACCCCGACGGGGTGGGGGTGCAGATCGACACCATCACCCCCGAGATCCGGGCCCTCTACAATGTGCTGGCCAAGGTGAAGAGGGAGCGCGACGAGTACAAGCGCAG ATGGGAAGAGGAGTACACGGTGCGTGTCCAGCTTCAGGACAGGGTGactgagctgcaggag GAAGCCCAGGAGGCTGAAGCttgccaggaggagctggccaTGAAGGTGGAGCAGCTCAAGGCAGAGCTTGTTGTCTTCAAGGGACTGATGAGCAAT AACATCACGGAGCTGGACACCAAGATCCAGGAGAAGGCCATGAAGGTGGACATGGACATCTGCCGTCGCATCGACATCACTGCCAAGCTGTGTGATGTGGCACAGCAGCGGAACTGCGAGGACATGATCAAGATGTTTCAG AAGCAACTG GTCCCAGCCTCGGTGGGGCGGAAGCGGGAGCGCAAGCAGGTCAGCGACGAGGACACCTCGCTGTCAGAGAGCGATGCCTCCCGGAAGCCtgacgaggaggaggaggacgagaCCACGGCCATGAGTATCAATGAGGAAATGCAAAGGATGCTGAACCAGCT GAGAGAATATGACTTCGAGGATGACTGTGACAGCCTCACGTGGGAGGAGACGGAAGAAACACTGCTCCTCTGGGAGGACTTCTCCGGATACGCCATTGCAGCGGCAGAGGTGCAGGGGGAG caggacgACAGCCTGGAGAAGGTGATCAAGGACACGGAGTCGCTGTTCAAGAGCCGTGAGAAGGAGTACCAGGAAACCATCGACCAAATAGag ctggaaCTGGCCACAGCCAAGAATGACATGAACCGGCACCTCCACGAGTACATGGAGATGTGCAGCATGAAGCGAGGCTTGGATGTGCAGATGGAGACCTGCCGGCGGCTCATCACCCAGTCTGGGGACAG AAAGTCCCCTGCCTTCACCCCGACCTCCAACAGCGAGTCAGCCCCGAATGAGGAGAGCGAGGAATCTGACCGTGATCCCCCCAGCGATGCTTCCATCAGATAA
- the IFFO1 gene encoding intermediate filament family orphan 1 isoform X10, with the protein MNPLFGPNLFLLPQEQQGLPGPELPPPPAAEPLAGEPPAGPFPAPPAAMALRNDLGSNISVLKTLNLRFRCFLAKVHELERRNRQLEKQLQQALEEGAGGRGRGPPRRDQAVQTGFVGPIRTLGLGLGPGLGLGLGSARALGSPGSRPGGPGQPSAFSAGSRFMPGTIWSFSQARRLGPGPETTLVQGPGVSWVHPDGVGVQIDTITPEIRALYNVLAKVKRERDEYKRRWEEEYTVRVQLQDRVTELQEEAQEAEACQEELAMKVEQLKAELVVFKGLMSNNITELDTKIQEKAMKVDMDICRRIDITAKLCDVAQQRNCEDMIKMFQVPASVGRKRERKQVSDEDTSLSESDASRKPDEEEEDETTAMSINEEMQRMLNQLREYDFEDDCDSLTWEETEETLLLWEDFSGYAIAAAEVQGEQDDSLEKVIKDTESLFKSREKEYQETIDQIELELATAKNDMNRHLHEYMEMCSMKRGLDVQMETCRRLITQSGDRKSPAFTPTSNSESAPNEESEESDRDPPSDASIR; encoded by the exons ATGAACCCGCTCTTCGGCCCCAAcctcttcctcctgccacaggagcagcaggggctgccGGGCCCCgagctgccgccgccgcccgccgccgagCCCCTGGCCGGGGAGCCGCCCGCCGGCCCCttccccgcgccgcccgccgccatGGCCCTCCGCAACGACCTGGGCTCCAACATCAGCGTCCTCAAGACGCTGAACCTGCGGTTCCGCTGCTTCCTGGCCAAGGTCCACGAGCTGGAGCGGCGCAACCggcagctggagaagcagctgcagcaggcgCTGGAGGAGGGggcgggcggccgcggccggggACCCCCGCGCCGGGACCAGGCGGTGCAGACCGGCTTCGTGGGTCCCATCCgcaccctggggctggggctggggccggggctggggctggggctgggctcgGCCCGGGCGCTGGGGTCCCCCGGTTCCCGCCCCGGTGGTCCCGGCCAGCCCTCCGCCTTCTCCGCCGGCTCCCGCTTCATGCCCGGCACCATCTGGTCCTTCTCGCAAGCCCGGCGGCTCGGCCCGGGGCCCGAGACCACCCTGGTGCAGGGACCGGGCGTCTCCTGGGTCCACCCCGACGGGGTGGGGGTGCAGATCGACACCATCACCCCCGAGATCCGGGCCCTCTACAATGTGCTGGCCAAGGTGAAGAGGGAGCGCGACGAGTACAAGCGCAG ATGGGAAGAGGAGTACACGGTGCGTGTCCAGCTTCAGGACAGGGTGactgagctgcaggag GAAGCCCAGGAGGCTGAAGCttgccaggaggagctggccaTGAAGGTGGAGCAGCTCAAGGCAGAGCTTGTTGTCTTCAAGGGACTGATGAGCAAT AACATCACGGAGCTGGACACCAAGATCCAGGAGAAGGCCATGAAGGTGGACATGGACATCTGCCGTCGCATCGACATCACTGCCAAGCTGTGTGATGTGGCACAGCAGCGGAACTGCGAGGACATGATCAAGATGTTTCAG GTCCCAGCCTCGGTGGGGCGGAAGCGGGAGCGCAAGCAGGTCAGCGACGAGGACACCTCGCTGTCAGAGAGCGATGCCTCCCGGAAGCCtgacgaggaggaggaggacgagaCCACGGCCATGAGTATCAATGAGGAAATGCAAAGGATGCTGAACCAGCT GAGAGAATATGACTTCGAGGATGACTGTGACAGCCTCACGTGGGAGGAGACGGAAGAAACACTGCTCCTCTGGGAGGACTTCTCCGGATACGCCATTGCAGCGGCAGAGGTGCAGGGGGAG caggacgACAGCCTGGAGAAGGTGATCAAGGACACGGAGTCGCTGTTCAAGAGCCGTGAGAAGGAGTACCAGGAAACCATCGACCAAATAGag ctggaaCTGGCCACAGCCAAGAATGACATGAACCGGCACCTCCACGAGTACATGGAGATGTGCAGCATGAAGCGAGGCTTGGATGTGCAGATGGAGACCTGCCGGCGGCTCATCACCCAGTCTGGGGACAG AAAGTCCCCTGCCTTCACCCCGACCTCCAACAGCGAGTCAGCCCCGAATGAGGAGAGCGAGGAATCTGACCGTGATCCCCCCAGCGATGCTTCCATCAGATAA
- the IFFO1 gene encoding intermediate filament family orphan 1 isoform X9 — MNPLFGPNLFLLPQEQQGLPGPELPPPPAAEPLAGEPPAGPFPAPPAAMALRNDLGSNISVLKTLNLRFRCFLAKVHELERRNRQLEKQLQQALEEGAGGRGRGPPRRDQAVQTGFVGPIRTLGLGLGPGLGLGLGSARALGSPGSRPGGPGQPSAFSAGSRFMPGTIWSFSQARRLGPGPETTLVQGPGVSWVHPDGVGVQIDTITPEIRALYNVLAKVKRERDEYKRRWEEEYTVRVQLQDRVTELQEEAQEAEACQEELAMKVEQLKAELVVFKGLMSNNITELDTKIQEKAMKVDMDICRRIDITAKLCDVAQQRNCEDMIKMFQVPASVGRKRERKQVSDEDTSLSESDASRKPDEEEEDETTAMSINEEMQRMLNQLREYDFEDDCDSLTWEETEETLLLWEDFSGYAIAAAEVQGEQQDDSLEKVIKDTESLFKSREKEYQETIDQIELELATAKNDMNRHLHEYMEMCSMKRGLDVQMETCRRLITQSGDRKSPAFTPTSNSESAPNEESEESDRDPPSDASIR, encoded by the exons ATGAACCCGCTCTTCGGCCCCAAcctcttcctcctgccacaggagcagcaggggctgccGGGCCCCgagctgccgccgccgcccgccgccgagCCCCTGGCCGGGGAGCCGCCCGCCGGCCCCttccccgcgccgcccgccgccatGGCCCTCCGCAACGACCTGGGCTCCAACATCAGCGTCCTCAAGACGCTGAACCTGCGGTTCCGCTGCTTCCTGGCCAAGGTCCACGAGCTGGAGCGGCGCAACCggcagctggagaagcagctgcagcaggcgCTGGAGGAGGGggcgggcggccgcggccggggACCCCCGCGCCGGGACCAGGCGGTGCAGACCGGCTTCGTGGGTCCCATCCgcaccctggggctggggctggggccggggctggggctggggctgggctcgGCCCGGGCGCTGGGGTCCCCCGGTTCCCGCCCCGGTGGTCCCGGCCAGCCCTCCGCCTTCTCCGCCGGCTCCCGCTTCATGCCCGGCACCATCTGGTCCTTCTCGCAAGCCCGGCGGCTCGGCCCGGGGCCCGAGACCACCCTGGTGCAGGGACCGGGCGTCTCCTGGGTCCACCCCGACGGGGTGGGGGTGCAGATCGACACCATCACCCCCGAGATCCGGGCCCTCTACAATGTGCTGGCCAAGGTGAAGAGGGAGCGCGACGAGTACAAGCGCAG ATGGGAAGAGGAGTACACGGTGCGTGTCCAGCTTCAGGACAGGGTGactgagctgcaggag GAAGCCCAGGAGGCTGAAGCttgccaggaggagctggccaTGAAGGTGGAGCAGCTCAAGGCAGAGCTTGTTGTCTTCAAGGGACTGATGAGCAAT AACATCACGGAGCTGGACACCAAGATCCAGGAGAAGGCCATGAAGGTGGACATGGACATCTGCCGTCGCATCGACATCACTGCCAAGCTGTGTGATGTGGCACAGCAGCGGAACTGCGAGGACATGATCAAGATGTTTCAG GTCCCAGCCTCGGTGGGGCGGAAGCGGGAGCGCAAGCAGGTCAGCGACGAGGACACCTCGCTGTCAGAGAGCGATGCCTCCCGGAAGCCtgacgaggaggaggaggacgagaCCACGGCCATGAGTATCAATGAGGAAATGCAAAGGATGCTGAACCAGCT GAGAGAATATGACTTCGAGGATGACTGTGACAGCCTCACGTGGGAGGAGACGGAAGAAACACTGCTCCTCTGGGAGGACTTCTCCGGATACGCCATTGCAGCGGCAGAGGTGCAGGGGGAG cagcaggacgACAGCCTGGAGAAGGTGATCAAGGACACGGAGTCGCTGTTCAAGAGCCGTGAGAAGGAGTACCAGGAAACCATCGACCAAATAGag ctggaaCTGGCCACAGCCAAGAATGACATGAACCGGCACCTCCACGAGTACATGGAGATGTGCAGCATGAAGCGAGGCTTGGATGTGCAGATGGAGACCTGCCGGCGGCTCATCACCCAGTCTGGGGACAG AAAGTCCCCTGCCTTCACCCCGACCTCCAACAGCGAGTCAGCCCCGAATGAGGAGAGCGAGGAATCTGACCGTGATCCCCCCAGCGATGCTTCCATCAGATAA